The Syngnathus acus chromosome 3, fSynAcu1.2, whole genome shotgun sequence genome includes a window with the following:
- the LOC119120865 gene encoding nucleoprotein TPR-like: MQDKTTKLATTSLGAGLRINHKKTKLMRINTSTNNPVTVEGNPIQEVDSFTYLGSIIDNQGGTDSDVTARKRHLTEKLRGVETERDVLLDEKERQLQSATDELEKLNCAVTSLSEERAQLQEMLEMLRQDKNELTAKLEHVTETFQTEKMYLIEKIKGIEAELESRHQSSLEELKKLNCRVKALGEERAQLRETLEEVEREKKQLETELQDKVSTMQESENKHKQSRLLQQVEARKLESDLRQEVQQLEQLKSIKENQTVVQTEATTSQQLLAEANATVAILNEKLKSCEQPPR, from the exons ATGCAGGACAAGACTACCAAACTAGCAACCACATCCCTTGGGGCGGGGTTAAGGATAAACCATAAGAAGACCAAACTGATGAGGATAAACACCTCAACCAACAACCCAGTCACAGTAGAAGGCAATCCCATACAGGAGGTTGACTCCTTCACCTACCTCGGCAGCATCATAGATAATCAGGGAGGCACAGACAGCGATGTCACTGCGAGA AAAAGGCATTTAACCGAAAAACTCAGAGGAGTTGAAACGGAGAGAGATGTTTTACTAGATGAGAAGGAACGTCAGCTTCAGAGCGCCACTGATGAATTGGAAAAGCTGAATTGCGCCGTGACGTCTCTGAGTGAGGAGCGAGCTCAGCTGCAGGAGATGTTGGAAATGCTCAGACAGGACAAAAATGAGCTCACGGCCAAGCTCGAGCATGTGactgaaacatttcaaacggag aaaatgtatttaattgaGAAGATCAAAGGGATCGAAGCCGAGCTGGAAAGTCGACATCAGAGCTCATTGGAGGAGTTAAAGAAGCTCAATTGCAGAGTGAAGGCTCTCGGTGAGGAGCGCGCGCAGTTGCGGGAGACGTTGGAAGAAGTTGAGCGTGAGAAAAAACAGCTTGAAACGGAGCTGCAGGACAAG GTCTCCACAATGCAAGAGAGCGAGAACAAGCACAAGCAGTCCAGGTTGCTGCAGCAGGTCGAGGCGAGAAAATTGGAGAGCGACCTTCGACAAGAG GTGCAGCAGCTGGAGCAGCTCAAAAGCATCAAGGAAAATCAAACGGTGGTTCAAACTGAGGCGACCACGTCACAGCag TTGCTGGCGGAAGCAAACGCAACCGTGGCCATACTCAATGAGAAGCTTAAAAGTTGCGAGCAGCCTCCAAGGTGA